In Oscillospiraceae bacterium, a single window of DNA contains:
- a CDS encoding sodium:solute symporter family protein produces MFNVSALDWVVVILYLLGMLGIGILFTKKIRNSDDYFLAGKSLGFFPIACSIAATTIGGAAMLGRTGTIYQKGLAGVTMALPYLLAMVLMGFAFPRIAKIGKKYNVSTLPQLFGARYGKTIQAIIGIICSIGMGASVATQISGCSTVFSIMGGDSLGISYETAAIFATIIFIVYVLFSGLYSVVWTDVVQAVLLVGMIYLLLPIKGIADAGGWEVVKNTIPATHFDWNFDTAIVGAMITNFAIVACNPPIWQRAFAAKTSGTAKKGMIVGYCIYGATIFLCIFIAFAALVILPNIKETFPSYDYTVPALVMTVLPKGLIGLTIAAMLAVSMSSGDSQLLCSMQHFTSDFMKVIKPNMTTKQELNCGRIACLVSGVIALALALWMKSAYDLLMLVWGFYSSAMACPALATLFWKKATKVGVVSGAFGGLIANIVWKYVLGTPFGISAVIPGLLVSALLIIVVSLVTYNKENPPMFFETKDEAF; encoded by the coding sequence CGCTTGTAGCATAGCGGCAACCACTATAGGCGGAGCTGCCATGCTTGGCCGTACAGGTACAATTTATCAAAAAGGCTTAGCTGGAGTTACAATGGCTCTTCCCTATTTGTTAGCAATGGTTTTAATGGGTTTTGCTTTTCCAAGAATTGCAAAAATAGGAAAAAAATATAATGTCTCAACCTTGCCGCAATTATTCGGTGCACGCTACGGAAAAACCATACAAGCCATTATCGGTATAATCTGTTCTATAGGAATGGGCGCAAGTGTTGCAACTCAGATTTCAGGCTGTTCCACCGTCTTTAGCATTATGGGCGGTGATTCCCTTGGCATTTCTTATGAAACAGCAGCTATTTTTGCCACAATAATTTTTATAGTATATGTTCTTTTCTCGGGCTTATATAGTGTTGTCTGGACGGACGTAGTACAAGCTGTTCTTTTAGTTGGTATGATTTATCTTTTGCTCCCTATAAAAGGTATAGCTGATGCTGGCGGATGGGAAGTCGTAAAAAATACTATTCCTGCTACCCATTTTGATTGGAATTTTGATACAGCTATTGTTGGCGCTATGATTACCAATTTTGCTATAGTTGCCTGCAATCCTCCTATCTGGCAAAGAGCATTTGCGGCTAAAACATCGGGAACAGCTAAAAAAGGTATGATTGTCGGATATTGTATTTACGGTGCAACAATATTCCTATGTATATTTATTGCTTTTGCAGCACTGGTAATTTTACCAAACATAAAAGAAACCTTCCCAAGCTATGACTATACAGTTCCTGCATTGGTTATGACTGTTTTACCTAAGGGACTCATTGGCCTTACAATTGCGGCAATGCTGGCGGTATCAATGTCATCGGGAGATTCTCAGCTGCTTTGCTCTATGCAGCACTTCACTTCAGATTTTATGAAGGTTATAAAACCCAATATGACCACAAAGCAGGAGCTAAACTGCGGAAGAATTGCGTGTCTTGTTTCCGGTGTTATCGCTTTGGCTTTAGCGTTATGGATGAAGAGTGCATATGATTTGCTAATGCTTGTCTGGGGCTTCTATTCTTCAGCTATGGCTTGTCCTGCATTGGCTACACTGTTTTGGAAAAAGGCAACAAAAGTCGGTGTTGTTTCAGGTGCCTTTGGCGGACTGATAGCAAATATCGTTTGGAAATATGTTCTTGGCACTCCCTTTGGAATTTCAGCGGTTATTCCCGGCCTTTTGGTTAGTGCCCTGTTAATAATTGTTGTAAGCCTTGTTACCTACAACAAAGAAAATCCCCCTATGTTCTTTGAAACAAAAGACGAAGCTTTCTAA
- a CDS encoding glycoside hydrolase family 2 has product MLNKLYTSQGEALTGTPWELYPRPQLRRESYINLNGIWTLSVEGQEEPLSIRVPFCPESLLSGVNRHFPEGSILSYRRNFRLPEGFNKGRVLLHIGAADQIAEVYINKKFVGCHEGGYTAFTLDITDALEEENLLEICCTDDLRDLSMPYGKQTLRRGGMWYTPVSGIWQSVWLESVPIRYIEDMRIENRGYSVHISIYPALNGKVQVEGLGEYPLENGRAVIEPKNPQLWSPENPYLYSFKVVTEEDTVDSYFAIRFIDTKVVDGIPRLCLNGKPYFFHGLLDQGYWPDGIYTPASPECYVQDIIAMKRLGFNTLRKHIKVEAEEFYYQCDRLGMIVFQDMVNNSDYSFIRDTAIPTVRIQKLRDKHMHKDAKSRERFLQCMEQTVAQLRNHPCILYWTVFNEGWGQFDSDNVYQKLRTLDDTRIIDTTSGWFRRKCSDVESLHIYFGPWNQIRPAKKPLILSEFGGYAYAVEGHLFNPDNAYGYKTCANREQFQSQMLTLYQSKVLPAIKKGLCGAICTQVSDVEDEINGFLTYDRKVCKADEKAMTALAAQLQAQLTEECK; this is encoded by the coding sequence ATGCTTAACAAGCTGTATACTTCCCAGGGCGAAGCGCTCACAGGCACACCTTGGGAGCTTTATCCCAGACCTCAGCTGCGCCGTGAAAGCTATATTAACCTTAACGGCATCTGGACGCTTAGCGTGGAGGGACAGGAAGAACCCTTGTCCATTCGGGTACCGTTTTGCCCCGAAAGTCTGCTTTCCGGAGTAAACCGACATTTCCCCGAGGGCAGTATTCTTTCTTACCGTCGAAATTTCAGACTGCCTGAAGGCTTTAACAAAGGCAGAGTCCTTCTGCACATCGGCGCAGCCGATCAGATTGCAGAAGTTTATATAAACAAGAAATTTGTTGGCTGTCACGAAGGCGGCTACACCGCCTTTACTTTGGATATTACTGATGCATTGGAAGAAGAAAATCTGTTAGAGATTTGCTGTACCGATGATTTGCGTGACCTTTCTATGCCCTACGGCAAGCAGACACTACGCCGAGGCGGAATGTGGTACACACCTGTTTCAGGTATCTGGCAGAGTGTGTGGTTGGAGAGCGTGCCGATACGATATATTGAGGATATGCGGATTGAAAACCGTGGCTACAGTGTCCATATCTCCATATATCCTGCCCTGAACGGTAAGGTGCAGGTGGAGGGCTTGGGCGAATATCCTTTGGAAAATGGCAGAGCGGTAATTGAACCGAAAAATCCACAGCTTTGGAGTCCCGAAAATCCCTATCTCTATTCCTTTAAGGTTGTTACGGAAGAGGATACGGTGGACTCCTACTTTGCAATTCGCTTCATTGATACCAAGGTAGTGGACGGCATTCCCCGTCTTTGCCTTAACGGCAAGCCATATTTCTTTCACGGCCTTTTAGACCAAGGCTATTGGCCTGACGGCATTTATACCCCTGCCTCTCCTGAATGTTATGTCCAAGACATAATAGCTATGAAAAGGCTTGGCTTCAACACCTTGCGCAAGCATATCAAGGTGGAGGCGGAGGAGTTTTACTACCAATGCGACAGGCTGGGTATGATAGTCTTTCAGGATATGGTGAACAACAGCGATTACAGCTTTATTCGGGACACCGCCATACCTACAGTAAGAATTCAGAAATTACGTGATAAGCATATGCACAAAGACGCTAAAAGCAGAGAGCGTTTTCTGCAGTGTATGGAACAGACTGTGGCACAGCTTCGCAACCACCCCTGTATTCTCTATTGGACTGTATTCAACGAAGGTTGGGGACAGTTTGACAGCGACAATGTCTACCAAAAGCTACGAACGCTGGACGATACCCGAATTATCGACACCACATCAGGCTGGTTTAGACGAAAATGCAGTGACGTGGAAAGTCTTCACATTTATTTTGGCCCTTGGAATCAGATTCGCCCCGCCAAAAAACCGTTGATACTCAGTGAGTTCGGCGGCTACGCCTATGCAGTAGAGGGACATCTTTTCAATCCCGATAACGCTTACGGCTACAAAACCTGCGCTAATCGGGAACAGTTCCAAAGCCAAATGCTGACTCTGTACCAAAGCAAAGTGCTGCCCGCTATCAAAAAAGGTCTTTGCGGCGCCATATGCACCCAAGTCAGCGATGTAGAGGACGAAATCAACGGCTTTTTAACCTATGACCGTAAGGTCTGCAAGGCCGACGAAAAAGCAATGACAGCCCTCGCCGCCCAGCTTCAAGCACAGCTCACAGAAGAGTGTAAATAA